Part of the Bacillus cereus group sp. RP43 genome is shown below.
TTATTAATAATTACAGGATGTTCTAACAATGCTGAAACAGCACCAGCGAAAAAAGAAACGGTGCAATCTCAGCCAAAAAATAAAGAAACAACAAATACAATTCCGCAAAACTTCTATAAAGAAATTACATCTGGAAAAATCGAACACATTCATGGGATTGGTTATGCAGGAAATATGCCTGGGGCTTCTATCGCAACTCACAGTGGTATAAAAGTTTATCAAAATGGAAAATGGTTTGAAACTACTACACAGTTACACGATTATATGGGATTTCAATCAACAAAAAACGGCTTCTTTGCCAGTGGACATCCTGAACAAGGTGCAAATTTTAAAAATCCTTTAGGGTTAATGAAAAGTTCTGATGGCGGAAATACCCTTGAAAAGCTAGCCTTTTATGGAGAATCTGATTTTCATAACCTTGCTGTCGGATATAATACGGAAGCAATTTATTTATATAACGAGCGTCCAAATTCTAAATTACAACAAGGTTTTTATTTCAGTACGAACAGCGGACAAGAATGGAAAAATAGTAAGTTACAAGGGCTTTCAAGTACAATCCACTCCTTTTCAGTACATCCGGATCAATCTAGTGTTGTCGCAGTAAGTGCTAAAGACGGCGTGTATTTATCTACAGATTACGGGAATACTTTTAAATTATTCTCTAAATCTCTTGAATCGACCGCAGTTACATTTAGCGATGAAGATGTCATTTATGCCTCTATTAATAAGGAAAACAAACAAATGATAACGAAGCAATCTATCGCTACAAATGAAGAGACAAACATACAAGCTCCATCTTTAGATCCTAAAGATACAATTATGTATATTTCACAAAACCCTCAAAATTCATCTGAAATGGTATTTGCTACAATGAAAGCAAATGTGTTTCTTTCTACGGATGACGGTAAAACGTGGAAGCAGATTACTAAAAATGGAACATTACAATATAACTAGTTAGAAAGGTGCATATAACGTGTTTTCAACAATTAGTGAATGGAGTTATCAGCTCATGTCTCCTTTAATGGATGTCGCGAATGCTACGAAATCAATTCCTCTTTTATTTGCGTTTTTATTAGGCATAGTAGGTACCCTTGCTCCTTGCCAATTAACAGGAAACATTAGCGCTATTACACTTTATCCCGCATTAACGGGCAGTAAAACTCCCACCTCAAAATTCGGATAGGACAAAGAAGTTAGGCGGGAGATCAACTGCCCGTAAATGCCCGATTGGTTCAACTAATAATCAGTGGGGGATGAACAAAACCCCCACTGATTAAAGTTTCACTTTATAGCAATCAATCTTTACAAAAGGGACATGCCTGGAAACATATACTGTTATTCATTTTAGGAAAAGTAATAGCTTTTACGATGCTGGGACTATTAGTATGGGCGTTAGGAAAAGAAATTCAACAAATATTAACTCTGTATTTCCCATGGTTACGTAAACTGATCGGACCTTTATTAATAATAATGGGGTTAATATTATCAGGTATTATAAAAGGAAGAAGTTTCTTCTCTATCAAATTTATACGAAAACAAAATGAAGTCAGCTCATTTTTACTTGGGTTCTTCTTTTCTTTAGCTTTCTGTCCGACTATGTTTGTGCTATTTTTCGGAACGTTAATCCCTTTATCTTTATCATATAATTATGGGTACTTATTTCCGACATTCTTTTCAATAGGAACCGCTCTACCTATCGTTGTACTTATGTTCATCATCTCCTACCTTGGATTAAATGAAGCACTACTTAAAAAGAGCCGAAAAACAGGAAAAAACATTCAGTGTATAGCAGGTGTACTACTCATTTTAATCGGACTTTATGACATATCCTTATATTGGGTATAAATAAAAAAGGTAAGTTCAAGTGAATCGAACTTACCTTTTTTTAAATCATTTTATTATTTTTTCTTTTTTTGTAACTGTGCTAATAAATTCGTAACAAACGCCAGAAACAATCGGTCATTTTCTTTTTTAGGTGACCATTGCATTATTAGTTGCCGTGGAATTTTAATTTCTATCGGTTGCACGATGAAGTCATGAATAATTTGTTTATGAAGTCCTGATAACGGAACGATTGTTATACCGTTAACTTGTAAAGCCAGTGCTAACGCCGAACTAATTGTCTCTGATTCCATCACTTTATTAACTACTATTTCATTTTTTATCAAATATGGTTCAAGTACTTCTTTACAACCAGAGAGCGGCATTATAAAAGGATAATTTTTCAACTCTTTCATTGTAAGATCAGATGGAACTGACTTAGAAGAAACCATAACATACGGATCTTCACCAATTACATCATAATGAAATCCTGGTATTAAATTTTCTTTTATAGAAATAGAAAAATCTGCACTTCCAGAAGACAGCCAATCTAACACTTCTTGATAGCTTCCTTCTCGAACTGCAAGCACATACTGACTTTGATCAAAATTACCTAGTTCGATACACTCCGCCAAACAATATACAGTAACTGAAGGATATGTAGCTAATACAATCTTATACAAGTTATTATTTTTTAATTGTAAAGCTGTTTCTTCAAGGTTTTCATACTCCAGTAGAAGTCGATCTACACAAACTAAAAATTCCTTTCCATTTTCAGTTAACATCGTTCCTTGTCTAGAACGATCAAATAAAGTTAAAGCATATCGTTTCTCTAATTTGTTTATGATATGAGTTATAGCCGGCTGTGTCATATGTAATTCTTTCGCTGCTAAACTAATGCTGTTCAAGCGAGCCACATTTTTAAAAACTTTAAAATCAAAAACGTTCATTCTGTTCTCCTTATATAAAAGATATTTATATCATCTATAAATAACCTTCATTATATTTATCAAACCACTTCCTATACA
Proteins encoded:
- a CDS encoding F510_1955 family glycosylhydrolase, with the protein product MKHYVATGLAITSLLIITGCSNNAETAPAKKETVQSQPKNKETTNTIPQNFYKEITSGKIEHIHGIGYAGNMPGASIATHSGIKVYQNGKWFETTTQLHDYMGFQSTKNGFFASGHPEQGANFKNPLGLMKSSDGGNTLEKLAFYGESDFHNLAVGYNTEAIYLYNERPNSKLQQGFYFSTNSGQEWKNSKLQGLSSTIHSFSVHPDQSSVVAVSAKDGVYLSTDYGNTFKLFSKSLESTAVTFSDEDVIYASINKENKQMITKQSIATNEETNIQAPSLDPKDTIMYISQNPQNSSEMVFATMKANVFLSTDDGKTWKQITKNGTLQYN
- a CDS encoding sulfite exporter TauE/SafE family protein, producing the protein MKVSLYSNQSLQKGHAWKHILLFILGKVIAFTMLGLLVWALGKEIQQILTLYFPWLRKLIGPLLIIMGLILSGIIKGRSFFSIKFIRKQNEVSSFLLGFFFSLAFCPTMFVLFFGTLIPLSLSYNYGYLFPTFFSIGTALPIVVLMFIISYLGLNEALLKKSRKTGKNIQCIAGVLLILIGLYDISLYWV
- a CDS encoding LysR family transcriptional regulator; the encoded protein is MNVFDFKVFKNVARLNSISLAAKELHMTQPAITHIINKLEKRYALTLFDRSRQGTMLTENGKEFLVCVDRLLLEYENLEETALQLKNNNLYKIVLATYPSVTVYCLAECIELGNFDQSQYVLAVREGSYQEVLDWLSSGSADFSISIKENLIPGFHYDVIGEDPYVMVSSKSVPSDLTMKELKNYPFIMPLSGCKEVLEPYLIKNEIVVNKVMESETISSALALALQVNGITIVPLSGLHKQIIHDFIVQPIEIKIPRQLIMQWSPKKENDRLFLAFVTNLLAQLQKKKK